The Ammoniphilus sp. CFH 90114 nucleotide sequence AATTAAATGATTATATAATAGAACGAGGTGCAAGTACCATTCTTTTTATTTCCAATCTCTTAAAGGAGGCAACACTTATGGCACAAGAACAACAGATTACTTTAAACGACCTACAAGCATACTTACAGGGAGAAAAATTGGTATTCCTCTCTACCGTAGATGCCGAGACGAACACCCCTAGCGTTTCCGCCATCTCTTGGGTGAAAATGTATGATGAGAATTCTATCCGTTTCTCTATTTCTAGCAATTCTAGAATCGTGGATAACCTAAAATCGAATCCGCGCGTGACACTTGCTCTTATCGGACTGGAGAGTGTTTACTCCGTCATTGGGGAGTGCAACATCATCGAAGAGAAGATGGAAGGAATCGCAATGCGACTCGCGAAGATTGAGCTTAAAGTAGAAAACATCTTCAACAGCATGTTCTGGGGTGCCAAAATCGTACAAGAGCCTCTTTATGAAAAAACTTATGACTTGGAAAAAGCGAAAAAGCTAGACGAAGAAGTGTACGCGCTTCTAATGAAGTAATATAAAGAAAAGGGTCAGATCTGACAGGAGCAGATCTGACCCTTTTTCCATTTAGCGCTTTTTCCCGCTTAACCGCAATTCCAAGCGATTGACGAGGTACGTGAAGATTAAGACCAATACGAGATAATATAACCCAACAACCAAGTACGTGTTCAACTGCTGGAAGTTGGAGGCGGCTTCACTTAAGCCGGTTCCCCATAATTCGGCCATCCCCACATAGGCGACCAAGGAGGAATCCTTCAATCCAATGATAAACTGATTTCCCAGTGGTGGAATGGAGCGTCGGAACGCTTGCGGCAAGACGACTCTTCTCATCGCCAGGGGATACGACATCCCCAGTGAGCGTGCCGCTTCCATTTGCCCGCGATCAATGGACTGAATGGTGCCTCGGAAGATTTCAGCGATATAAGCTCCATTATGAATGGCCAGGGCTAAAGCCCCTGCCCAGAATTGGGAGAGCGTCACCACGGACGCAATCCCAAAATAAAGGATAGCAATTTGGACAATCAGCGGTGTTCCCCGAATCACCGCAATATAGGCATGAGCGATCCCGTTTAAGATCTTATTCTCTGAAATTCGGAAAAACGCAAACACCAGGCCGATGACGCTTCCGATCACAAGAGACGTAAGAGTAAGTTGTATCGTGAGCCATGCCGCTTTAAAGAAAACAGGGTAGGTCGAGAGAAGGATATCGATCATTGACCCAAGATGCTGCGACCAAACCACTTTTCACTAATTTGGTCGTAGGTGCCATCCTTGACGATTTCATCTAAAGCCTGGTTGAGTTTTTTCAAGAGCTCTTCATCTTCTTTACGAACTGCGATTGCTTGATCATCGTGAGTAAGTGGCTCGCCAACGTCCTTAATTTTAACTGCCCCTTCCTTAATCACACGGAACCCTACCATCTGATCTGTGATGACGGCGTCAAGGCGACCGGTAGGAAGATCCATTAAAGCTGTTAAATCACTATCGTACTCTACAATTTTATCCGTATATGTCACAGCAAGATCCTTGTAGGTACTGGCCTTTACAACCCCGATTGTCTTGCCTTTTAGATCATCTGCACTCTTCAGATCTTGATTGGTCTCGCTTACAAAAATTTGAGCTCCAGAGCGGTAATATGGATTCGTGAAGTTCACGGTTTTCAAACGCTCTTCCGTTACCGTCATACTTCCGATGATGGCATGATACTTATTGGATACTAGACCTTGAATTAACGTTTCCCATGGGTTCGTTACGGGAACAGGCTTCATTCCCATCTTCTCTGCCAGTGCTTGCCCAATTTCCACATCAAAACCCGTCAACTCTCCACCCTCTTTAAAATTAAAGGGCTTATACAACCCGCTCATCGCATACTGAAACTCTTGTTGGGATGGATCGGATGAATTCGTTTTTTCAGAAGAACCACAACCTGATAACACCAACGATCCTAAAAGCACGGTAGATAAAATCCCTGCAAACCATTTCTTTTTCATCTTTATGTATCCCCCTTTTATAAAATATTGCTTAAAAACTGCTTCGCTCGATCATTCTTGGGCTGACGGAAGAATTCCTCCGGTGACGCTTCTTCTAGAATCTGTCCGTCTCCCATAAAGATCACACGATCCGCAACCTCACGAGCGAATCCCATCTCGTGTGTGACGACAATCATCGTCATGCCTTCCTTGGCCAGTTGCTTCATCACTTGAAGAACTTCACCAACCAACTCGGGATCAAGCGCAGACGTCGGTTCATCGAAGAGCATGATCTTCGGCGACATCGCAAGTGCTCGAGCAATCGCCACTCTTTGCTTTTGCCCCCCAGAAAGCATGTCCGGATAGACATCCGCCTTATCTTTTAGACCCACCTTTTCTAAAAGAGGGTAAGCGACCTTTAGTGCCTGCTCCTTGGTCATCTTTTTGACGTATTGCGGAGCCTCAATCACATTCTCCAAGACGGTCCGGTGTGGAAACAGATTGAAATGTTGAAACACCATCCCTACCTCTTCCCGCACTTTGTTTAAGTTCGTTTTGGCCGGATCGATCGATTCCCCTCTAAGCCAAATCTCGCCCGCATTAGGCATCTCTAAAAAATTGAGGCAACGTAGTAAAGTACTTTTTCCAGAACCACTCGCTCCGAGAAGGACGACGACCTCCTTTTCCTTCACTTCCAGATCAACCCCGTGGAGAACCGTAAGGTCTCCAAAAGACTTGACAAGGCTCCTCACCTTAATCATACGAATCTCCCCCCTTCTAGCTTTTTTTATTTTTTTGGAACTGTTTTGCATATTTCAAATCATAATATGTTTAACAATTGGTTACTATTCTACAAAATTAAGTAAAATGGTCAAGAAACTTTATACACCGTGTATAAAAAAAGACCCATCCATTGGATGAGTCTTTCTACATTATTTACAGCTACACCGCATCTTCCATTTGGACATTCCCTTTATTCTTCTGCTGTTGATTCGGCGTTAGCTTGACAATGCTAAAACCAATCCAAGCAAAAATAATAGAGATAATAGGAACAGCAAAGTTAAGAATCGCGTAAGGAGCATATTCTAGGGTTGAAACAGAGAGCGTTCCCGCTATAAATACACCACAGGTGTTCCAGGGTACGAATACCGAGGTGATGGTTCCACCGTCCTCAAGGGCACGTGATAAGTTCTTCGGATGAAGGTTGCGGTCTTGATAGGCCTTGGCATACATACGAGAAGGCACAATGATAGAGAGATATTGATCTGCTGAAACAATATTGGTAAAGAAGGAGGTTCCCACAGTAGAAGAGACAAGTCCCTTTTCTGATCTAACAAGACTTAGAATCTTACGCACGATAGACTCTAGCATTCCCGTA carries:
- a CDS encoding pyridoxamine 5'-phosphate oxidase family protein, whose translation is MAQEQQITLNDLQAYLQGEKLVFLSTVDAETNTPSVSAISWVKMYDENSIRFSISSNSRIVDNLKSNPRVTLALIGLESVYSVIGECNIIEEKMEGIAMRLAKIELKVENIFNSMFWGAKIVQEPLYEKTYDLEKAKKLDEEVYALLMK
- a CDS encoding amino acid ABC transporter permease, encoding MIDILLSTYPVFFKAAWLTIQLTLTSLVIGSVIGLVFAFFRISENKILNGIAHAYIAVIRGTPLIVQIAILYFGIASVVTLSQFWAGALALAIHNGAYIAEIFRGTIQSIDRGQMEAARSLGMSYPLAMRRVVLPQAFRRSIPPLGNQFIIGLKDSSLVAYVGMAELWGTGLSEAASNFQQLNTYLVVGLYYLVLVLIFTYLVNRLELRLSGKKR
- a CDS encoding ABC transporter substrate-binding protein, translated to MKKKWFAGILSTVLLGSLVLSGCGSSEKTNSSDPSQQEFQYAMSGLYKPFNFKEGGELTGFDVEIGQALAEKMGMKPVPVTNPWETLIQGLVSNKYHAIIGSMTVTEERLKTVNFTNPYYRSGAQIFVSETNQDLKSADDLKGKTIGVVKASTYKDLAVTYTDKIVEYDSDLTALMDLPTGRLDAVITDQMVGFRVIKEGAVKIKDVGEPLTHDDQAIAVRKEDEELLKKLNQALDEIVKDGTYDQISEKWFGRSILGQ
- a CDS encoding amino acid ABC transporter ATP-binding protein — its product is MIKVRSLVKSFGDLTVLHGVDLEVKEKEVVVLLGASGSGKSTLLRCLNFLEMPNAGEIWLRGESIDPAKTNLNKVREEVGMVFQHFNLFPHRTVLENVIEAPQYVKKMTKEQALKVAYPLLEKVGLKDKADVYPDMLSGGQKQRVAIARALAMSPKIMLFDEPTSALDPELVGEVLQVMKQLAKEGMTMIVVTHEMGFAREVADRVIFMGDGQILEEASPEEFFRQPKNDRAKQFLSNIL